A single window of Desulfuromonadales bacterium DNA harbors:
- a CDS encoding MgtC/SapB family protein has protein sequence MMFFENTWHGSYELSITVKLLLAALAGGIIGFEREMHGRPAGLRTHLLVTVGSCLMMIISEAFHLKYGDLGVDSAVRLDPSRTAAQIIAGIGFLGAGVILKEGVNVRGLTTAASLWVVAGLGMACGMGLFGPAVLTTMLAFFSLFFLKKLEPVIKKDRYLFLTVVAGSDKDIYPELERIFRENKLRISDVSSSLDLGMGEVGYDFILTQHRRRMGRELTSVIAGLPGVKRVSFK, from the coding sequence ATGATGTTCTTCGAAAACACCTGGCATGGCAGTTACGAACTCTCCATTACGGTCAAACTCCTGCTGGCTGCCCTGGCCGGCGGCATTATCGGCTTCGAGCGGGAAATGCACGGCCGTCCGGCCGGTCTGCGCACCCACCTGCTGGTTACCGTCGGCTCCTGCCTGATGATGATCATTTCCGAGGCCTTCCATCTGAAATACGGTGACCTGGGGGTCGACTCCGCAGTGCGCCTCGATCCCTCGCGGACGGCGGCACAGATTATCGCCGGGATCGGTTTCCTCGGTGCCGGCGTCATTCTCAAGGAGGGTGTCAATGTTCGTGGCTTGACCACTGCTGCCAGCCTCTGGGTGGTTGCTGGACTCGGGATGGCCTGCGGCATGGGGCTATTCGGACCTGCCGTCCTTACGACCATGCTGGCGTTCTTCAGTCTGTTCTTCCTCAAGAAGCTGGAGCCGGTCATCAAGAAGGACCGTTATCTTTTTCTGACGGTTGTCGCCGGCAGCGACAAGGATATTTATCCGGAGCTCGAGCGAATCTTTCGCGAGAACAAACTGCGGATTTCCGACGTCAGCTCCAGTCTCGACCTGGGAATGGGGGAAGTCGGCTACGACTTCATTCTTACGCAACATCGCCGGCGGATGGGGCGGGAGCTGACATCGGTGATCGCCGGTCTGCCCGGGGTTAAAAGAGTTAGTTTTAAATAA
- a CDS encoding UvrD-helicase domain-containing protein — MNTLSDAAVRALALDPERSFIVQAPAGSGKTELLTQRLLALLARVRRPDEILAITFTRKAATEMRHRLLQALARAQGEEPEPEHERRTWRLANEVLKRDRECGWQLLNNPSLLGIQTIDSFNSSLVRRMPWLSRFGGMPQIAENPSRLYREAARRTLARVGSRNAGGAQTARLLTHLDNRMELLEAMLINMLQRRDQWLRHLVGADPGARRHLLEDALASYLTALLLQARARLPEELAEPLLVVARYAAGNLADERPLAVLGSLQRVPGTTSGDLPIWQGLADLLLTSAGDLRRRVDKNCGFPAGKHGPEAAMKEAMQALLADPSLAALAPLLAEIRRLPPPDYSDDQWQVLQALIDLLLLAARELWLVFREEAEVDFSEVAGQALRALREEGAPSELLLRLDTRLSHILVDEFQDTSWLQFELLARLTEGWQPGDGRTLFVVGDPMQSIYRFREAEVGLFLRAQRYGIGTVPLEPLVLSANFRSRAGIVEWVNESFSRVFPGTEDMACGAVRYAPATAVHPPGDGPAVCCHPQAGRDDAGEAQRVVDLIREALGRGDASIAILVRSRPHLAHILPALRQAGLRYLAQEIDPLAERPVARDLVSLTRALLHPGDRLAWLAVLRAPWCGLPLNDLHALCRGERQATLPALLADPQVLGRLTPDGQKRAARSFAVLQEGRRQRGRVGLRRLVEGCWLSLGGPACCDAAALEDAQRVFGLLEELERGGDLVSLDQLEEGLQRLFAASDAAAGNRLQIMTIHKAKGLEFDTVILPGLGRRARPADKPLLRWLEHPECGLLLAPVEPRGENSRDPIYDMIGRLEKEKAELEVTRLLYVAATRAKNRLHLLGHVTHNQNGEARPEAGSLLDKLWPAVSEAFVPEAPGEPATIAAESFPPALPLRRLPADWKLPTLVAAPVKYAAVAGRASAVRQMPADEAGFSGRNGDLGRHIGTVVHYWLERIARDGLASWPRERLDQMELPIRRQLIALGVAATWFPDSTGKIRRALQAVLDSQRGRWLLAAHLEAASEYPLAGMLDGELVHAVLDRTFVDAEGTRWVIDYKTGLPLKNEDHAVFYQRERECYQEQLARYAALFRSLEPDRAVRTALYFPMFDGWYELPLEDHGKEGNIECKAGDQ, encoded by the coding sequence ATGAACACGCTCAGCGATGCCGCCGTCCGCGCTCTCGCCCTCGACCCGGAACGTTCTTTCATCGTCCAGGCTCCGGCTGGTTCGGGCAAGACCGAACTTCTGACCCAGCGCCTTCTGGCACTGCTCGCCAGGGTCCGTCGACCCGACGAGATTCTCGCCATTACCTTCACCCGCAAAGCCGCCACCGAGATGCGTCATCGCCTGCTGCAGGCCTTGGCGAGGGCACAAGGCGAGGAGCCGGAGCCGGAACACGAGCGTCGCACCTGGCGCCTGGCCAACGAAGTTCTCAAGCGCGACCGGGAGTGTGGCTGGCAGCTTTTGAACAATCCCTCGCTGCTCGGCATCCAGACCATCGACAGCTTCAACTCCTCGCTGGTGCGACGCATGCCATGGCTTTCCCGGTTCGGCGGCATGCCGCAGATTGCCGAGAACCCCTCCCGTCTCTACCGGGAGGCGGCCAGGCGGACCCTGGCGAGAGTCGGTTCAAGGAATGCGGGCGGCGCCCAAACGGCGCGGCTGTTGACGCACCTCGACAACCGGATGGAACTCCTCGAGGCGATGCTGATTAACATGCTGCAGCGCCGGGATCAGTGGCTCAGGCATCTGGTCGGAGCCGACCCTGGCGCCCGGCGCCACCTGCTGGAAGACGCCCTGGCCAGCTACCTAACAGCGCTCCTTCTGCAGGCCAGGGCCAGGCTGCCCGAAGAGCTTGCAGAGCCGCTGCTGGTCGTCGCCCGTTACGCCGCCGGCAATCTTGCCGACGAGCGCCCTTTGGCTGTTCTCGGCAGTTTGCAGCGGGTTCCCGGAACCACCTCCGGCGACCTGCCGATATGGCAGGGACTGGCCGATCTTCTGCTGACCTCCGCCGGTGACCTGAGGCGGCGGGTCGACAAGAACTGCGGCTTCCCTGCCGGCAAGCATGGCCCGGAAGCGGCCATGAAGGAGGCGATGCAGGCGCTCCTCGCCGATCCCTCCCTGGCCGCTCTCGCTCCGCTGCTGGCGGAAATCAGGCGTCTGCCGCCGCCAGACTACTCCGATGACCAGTGGCAGGTCCTGCAGGCCCTGATCGATTTGCTCCTGCTGGCAGCCAGGGAACTCTGGCTGGTTTTCCGCGAGGAGGCAGAGGTCGATTTTTCCGAGGTTGCCGGCCAAGCGCTGCGGGCGTTGCGAGAAGAGGGGGCGCCTTCCGAGCTGCTGCTGCGTCTCGACACCCGCCTCAGTCACATCCTGGTCGACGAATTCCAGGACACGTCCTGGCTGCAGTTCGAATTGCTGGCAAGGCTGACCGAGGGGTGGCAGCCCGGCGATGGCCGTACCCTGTTCGTGGTCGGCGACCCGATGCAGTCGATTTACCGCTTTCGTGAGGCCGAAGTGGGCCTGTTTCTGCGCGCGCAGCGCTACGGAATCGGCACCGTTCCCCTTGAACCGCTGGTGCTTTCTGCAAATTTCCGTTCCCGTGCCGGCATCGTCGAATGGGTCAATGAGAGTTTTTCCAGGGTTTTCCCGGGGACGGAGGACATGGCCTGCGGTGCCGTCCGCTACGCACCGGCCACGGCGGTTCACCCGCCAGGCGACGGGCCGGCAGTCTGTTGCCATCCGCAAGCCGGCCGGGACGACGCCGGGGAGGCGCAACGGGTCGTCGACCTCATCCGGGAAGCCTTGGGCCGGGGGGATGCCAGCATTGCCATCCTCGTTCGTTCGCGACCCCACCTTGCCCACATTTTACCGGCCCTGCGCCAGGCCGGCCTGCGCTACCTGGCGCAGGAGATCGATCCGCTGGCCGAGAGGCCGGTGGCCCGGGACCTGGTTTCCCTGACCCGGGCGCTGCTGCATCCGGGCGACCGGCTCGCCTGGCTGGCTGTGCTGCGCGCCCCCTGGTGCGGGCTGCCGCTCAACGACCTGCATGCTCTCTGTCGCGGCGAACGACAGGCCACCCTCCCGGCGTTGTTGGCGGATCCTCAGGTTCTGGGTCGCCTGACGCCTGACGGGCAGAAACGAGCCGCGCGGAGTTTTGCCGTGCTGCAGGAAGGTCGAAGACAGCGCGGCAGGGTTGGATTGCGGCGCCTGGTCGAGGGGTGCTGGCTCTCTCTCGGCGGCCCCGCCTGCTGTGACGCAGCTGCCCTGGAAGACGCGCAAAGGGTTTTCGGGCTGCTGGAGGAACTGGAAAGGGGAGGGGACCTGGTTTCGCTAGACCAACTCGAAGAGGGTCTGCAGCGGCTTTTTGCCGCCTCCGATGCGGCCGCCGGCAACCGGCTGCAGATCATGACCATTCACAAGGCCAAGGGGCTGGAGTTCGATACCGTCATCCTTCCCGGCCTGGGGCGCCGTGCCCGCCCGGCCGATAAACCGCTGCTTCGCTGGCTCGAACATCCGGAGTGCGGGCTGCTGCTGGCGCCGGTTGAGCCGCGGGGAGAAAACAGCCGCGATCCCATCTATGACATGATCGGCCGTCTGGAAAAAGAAAAGGCGGAACTCGAAGTCACCCGTCTGCTCTATGTAGCCGCCACCCGCGCCAAAAACAGGCTCCACCTGCTCGGACATGTCACCCACAATCAGAACGGTGAGGCCCGACCCGAGGCTGGCTCCCTGCTCGACAAGCTCTGGCCTGCCGTCTCTGAAGCTTTTGTCCCCGAGGCACCAGGAGAGCCGGCCACCATCGCCGCGGAGAGTTTTCCACCGGCCCTGCCACTGCGGCGGCTGCCGGCCGACTGGAAGCTGCCGACTCTGGTTGCCGCTCCGGTGAAATACGCTGCCGTTGCCGGCAGAGCCTCGGCTGTGCGCCAGATGCCAGCCGACGAAGCCGGGTTCTCCGGCCGGAACGGGGACCTGGGACGCCACATCGGTACGGTGGTGCATTACTGGCTCGAGCGCATCGCCCGCGACGGACTGGCGAGCTGGCCTCGCGAGCGCTTGGACCAGATGGAACTTCCCATCCGCCGCCAGTTGATTGCTCTGGGTGTTGCGGCGACATGGTTTCCGGATAGTACGGGAAAGATTCGCCGGGCGTTGCAAGCTGTCCTCGACAGTCAGCGGGGTCGCTGGCTGCTGGCGGCGCATCTGGAAGCTGCCAGTGAGTATCCTTTGGCCGGGATGCTCGATGGAGAGCTGGTCCATGCGGTTCTCGACCGAACATTTGTTGATGCGGAGGGCACCCGCTGGGTCATCGATTACAAGACGGGCTTACCCTTAAAAAACGAAGATCACGCGGTTTTCTATCAGCGCGAGAGGGAATGTTACCAGGAACAGTTGGCCAGGTACGCCGCCCTGTTCCGCAGCCTGGAGCCCGACAGGGCGGTCCGCACAGCCCTCTACTTCCCGATGTTCGATGGCTGGTACGAGCTGCCGCTCGAAGATCATGGGAAAGAAGGTAATATTGAGTGTAAAGCAGGGGATCAGTAA
- a CDS encoding PD-(D/E)XK nuclease family protein: MSANKLHHEQLLTAAAEGALILTANKRLARHLGRLYDQRMQSEGRPSWQTPAILSAEDWQTRSLSTLDEGWRVLPAAAARRLWEEVVETDAAEYGLDLLQVSASARRGREAHELLAEYRADCSAYPLTDDHRAFLRWRDRFRTACTAGDWLDPAENTDFLTAALTTGRLKVPEKLLLVGYDELPPSLQRLSAAAARVGCDVREVPAPTAPVGQLRRAAACDAADEVRQAARWARRLIEAGEERIGVIAPDLAAYQPLLERIFREEIDPQSPLSFSNDECSFNLTLGSPLAQLGPVAAALAILSAGPRLTLEAASFLLRTPYLGGAETESDRRSRFELSLRKLRSDTFSLPVLGEMALGQEVGGGDCNPIRIKTMAGIFTSLARDLQERDRRLPGDWAARFSSLLEQVGWPGERPLDSHDFQVIGAWREKLLTQFCVLDAVCRPLSRSEAVALLRRMAGEEVFQPKTPDSGLQVCGILEAGGLAFDHLWVLGLHEEAWPAPARPNPFLPIPLQSKYAMPHADPAREAVFARRVMERLQAAAPSVVFSHPLQQGDCALRPSPLIAGLPLAEVPLAPSHAPHQAFTYLLPAVVSLADSRGPALEENEVARGGTAILKDQALCPFRAFAHHRLGVSALEKPSPGIDPAARGTLVHAVLEKFWAMTKSHAALCALTEEALRERVLDCVNDAIDSLLQTKGRHLPQALVAIERVRLQRLTEEWLAQVERERTPFTCVECEKIHEESFGGLNFRCKIDRVDALADGGRVIIDYKTGRVDLDDLLAERLLEPQLPIYGIGEGEAQLAAVAFASLRRGECALKGVARDEGVLPKTAAFVESKLAEKHGIAGWEDLLSCWRRRLEALGQDFAIGVATVDPVDVQKACRTCDLTSLCRISEATGPIAGEGEAS, from the coding sequence ATGAGCGCGAACAAGCTGCATCACGAACAACTGCTCACTGCGGCGGCTGAAGGGGCTCTCATCCTGACGGCCAACAAGCGTCTCGCCCGGCATCTTGGCCGGCTTTATGACCAGCGGATGCAGTCGGAGGGGCGCCCGTCCTGGCAGACCCCGGCCATTCTCAGTGCCGAGGACTGGCAGACGCGCTCCTTATCGACCCTCGATGAGGGCTGGCGCGTGCTCCCCGCGGCAGCCGCCCGGCGCCTCTGGGAAGAAGTCGTCGAAACCGACGCGGCCGAATACGGTCTCGACTTGCTGCAAGTTTCCGCCAGCGCCCGCAGGGGTCGGGAAGCCCATGAACTGCTGGCTGAGTACCGGGCGGACTGCTCCGCTTATCCGCTGACCGACGACCACCGTGCCTTTCTGCGCTGGCGCGACCGCTTCCGGACGGCCTGCACCGCCGGCGACTGGCTCGATCCCGCCGAAAATACCGATTTCCTTACCGCCGCGCTTACGACCGGCCGCCTGAAGGTCCCGGAGAAACTGCTGCTGGTCGGCTACGATGAACTGCCCCCTTCCTTGCAGCGGCTTTCTGCGGCTGCTGCCCGGGTGGGTTGCGACGTGCGGGAAGTGCCGGCCCCGACCGCACCGGTTGGCCAACTGCGGCGGGCCGCCGCCTGCGACGCCGCCGATGAGGTCCGCCAGGCCGCCCGCTGGGCTCGCCGTCTGATCGAAGCCGGAGAGGAGCGGATCGGCGTCATCGCCCCCGACCTGGCGGCCTACCAGCCGTTGCTCGAGCGCATTTTCCGCGAGGAAATCGATCCGCAGTCGCCGCTGAGCTTCAGCAATGACGAATGCAGCTTCAACCTCACCCTTGGCTCTCCTCTGGCGCAGCTAGGACCGGTAGCCGCTGCCCTGGCGATTCTCTCTGCCGGTCCTCGCCTGACCCTCGAAGCGGCAAGTTTTCTCCTGCGTACTCCGTACCTGGGCGGTGCCGAGACGGAAAGCGACCGACGTTCCCGCTTCGAACTCAGCCTCCGCAAGCTGCGCTCCGACACCTTTTCCCTGCCCGTTCTGGGGGAGATGGCCCTTGGCCAGGAAGTGGGGGGAGGAGACTGCAACCCCATCCGTATCAAGACCATGGCTGGTATTTTCACTTCTCTGGCAAGAGACCTCCAGGAGCGCGACCGCCGGCTGCCCGGCGACTGGGCCGCCCGGTTCAGCTCCCTGCTGGAGCAGGTCGGATGGCCCGGAGAACGGCCGCTCGACAGTCATGACTTCCAGGTGATCGGCGCCTGGCGTGAGAAATTGTTGACGCAATTCTGCGTTCTTGACGCGGTCTGCCGTCCCTTGAGCCGAAGCGAGGCGGTTGCCCTGCTGCGCCGCATGGCCGGTGAAGAAGTGTTTCAGCCCAAGACCCCTGACAGCGGGCTTCAGGTCTGCGGCATTCTCGAGGCGGGAGGTCTCGCCTTCGACCATCTCTGGGTGCTCGGCCTGCATGAAGAGGCCTGGCCGGCGCCGGCCAGGCCCAATCCGTTTCTGCCGATCCCGTTGCAGTCGAAATATGCCATGCCGCATGCTGACCCTGCCCGTGAAGCTGTTTTTGCCCGCCGGGTCATGGAGCGCTTGCAGGCGGCGGCTCCCTCGGTGGTCTTCAGCCATCCGCTCCAGCAGGGGGATTGCGCTTTGCGCCCCAGCCCGCTGATCGCCGGGTTGCCGCTCGCCGAAGTCCCGCTGGCGCCGAGTCACGCCCCGCATCAGGCCTTTACCTACCTTCTCCCGGCAGTGGTGTCGCTTGCGGATTCCCGGGGGCCGGCGCTCGAAGAGAACGAGGTTGCCCGAGGCGGCACGGCGATTTTGAAAGATCAGGCGCTCTGCCCATTTCGGGCCTTTGCCCACCACCGTCTGGGTGTCTCCGCGCTGGAGAAGCCCTCGCCGGGAATCGATCCTGCCGCCCGGGGAACCCTGGTTCACGCGGTTCTGGAAAAATTCTGGGCGATGACCAAATCGCATGCGGCTCTGTGTGCGTTGACTGAGGAAGCGCTTCGCGAACGGGTGCTGGACTGTGTCAATGACGCTATTGACAGTCTCCTGCAAACGAAGGGGCGCCACCTGCCGCAGGCCCTGGTGGCCATCGAGCGGGTCCGACTCCAGCGTCTGACCGAGGAATGGCTGGCGCAGGTAGAGCGCGAGCGGACACCTTTCACCTGCGTCGAATGCGAGAAAATCCATGAAGAGAGTTTCGGTGGACTGAATTTCAGGTGCAAGATCGACCGCGTCGACGCGCTGGCCGATGGCGGCCGGGTGATCATCGACTACAAGACCGGCCGGGTCGACCTCGACGACCTGCTCGCCGAGCGACTGCTCGAACCCCAGTTGCCCATCTATGGGATAGGGGAGGGGGAGGCGCAACTTGCAGCCGTCGCCTTCGCCAGCTTGCGCCGGGGCGAATGCGCACTCAAGGGGGTCGCCCGTGACGAAGGCGTCCTGCCCAAAACGGCTGCCTTTGTCGAATCGAAGCTGGCGGAGAAGCACGGTATCGCAGGGTGGGAGGACCTCCTGAGCTGCTGGCGCCGCCGACTGGAGGCTCTTGGGCAAGATTTCGCTATCGGTGTCGCTACGGTCGATCCGGTCGATGTGCAGAAGGCCTGCCGGACCTGCGACCTCACCTCCCTCTGCCGGATTAGTGAGGCCACCGGCCCGATCGCCGGCGAAGGAGAGGCGTCATGA